The DNA region GGCAGTTTAGTTCACGTCTGGAAGTCCTCACAGAACGACCCGGTGCCGTCGCTTATTTCGCCTTTCGTGCGTGCAGAAATGCACAAAAAACGTGACTTTGGAAGCGTTTTTTTGCGTAAAacagttggggggagggggaggtgGGGGCGTAAAAGGCCGtattacgctccatacaaaaattttaaaatttgtatggaatgttttttacgagggggggggggggggtcaaaatagtagtttatgcaacaagttgcaaaaagaggattttttcagcacgagtcgtacatttatccaacgaggttcaccgagttggataaatacgaagagtgctgaaaaaatcaagttttgcaacgagttccatacaacattttttgcaattccaaaaaacacacactgagtgaaattttatgtcaaattttcatgtattttgtcaataaatcgtttaaatcaaaaaaatgttgaaaagtgttacttttcgaaacaagtgctgaaaagttcaacttttcagcacccatttgagtgctgaaaagtagaacttttcagcatttattttgaaaagtgttgctattcgattctgttatttttggtacagaaaagtaggctatttcgtcgttcaagaatgacaggaaaagtaagtagtttcacgacggaattgcaaaaaatctttttttttgcgttgcgtAAAAAAAGGACGCTTCCTTTGGCTCCGGTGGTTCCAATAAATCTTccaaaacttatttaaatttcacttaattaatagccgaattttctaTCGTGTGTTGAGgcttaggattttttttgttgacgtttttcaaACTGTCAAAGCAGTATGAACAAGTGTAAACCAATCACAACAGCATCGCACTGTAGAGCCTCCTCTACAACTCATGCTATTGAGTGTCAAATTCACTGGCGGTACCAGGGGAGGGGCTTGGGTCCTGTGCCCCCTCCCCCTTcgacagaaatttgttctaaatttgtccAAGGGGTCATTCACAAACATCGTAATCAAAATATTTCCTATGAgtgtgccccccccccccctcctcccccttTCCTGTTAGAGCCAGGTCAAGCTACTGGTCAAATCCGTCAAAACTCTAACAAAacatgcgattttttttttgcaagcagtGACATTGTCTTTTGCAATCAGAACATAACCAAACCTTTCGGAAccctccgcaaacgtcaaaccagtaCAAAGCTGCTGCTGGATCGTCTTCAGGAAAAGATCCGGCAACAAATTGGTATGATTTGGCGTTTTCGGAGGATGCcgaaaaatgtcaacaaatcactTGGTGCATTGGACAATGACACCGGAAGGAGCAAGTACAATCTAATGCGTCGCTTGCGTGCGACAGAATGGATTGAAATTTAGCTGCAACCGCAGAAATTTGCAGAATGATTCCTATGCTCGACGTGTGCTGCTGGTCGATGTGTTCTGCTTAGTTTTCATTACATCTTCGATAATTCTCCGCTGCCGACGCAACTCACTCAAAGACAACCTATCGTCCGAGGTggtacaaaaaattacaaaacctctaaaaatgcattttgagttTGAGCAAGTGCTTTTTAcgctactttttttttgttgtttccgCTGTAGCTTTAGTACCATTTTGTTTCCTAAGTTTTGTGTGCTTTACCAGTATGTGGCGTATACAATTATTCCAAAACAAATATTCCGAAACTACTCGGAACCATCACCACACTGCAGGACAGCTGGATGATAGAGTATACATAGTTGATGCATTCCGGTTtcacagttttttgttttttggtttggaaatagAGGGATCAGAGGTCAACTTCCGGCAAGATAGAAacagataaatttaaaataaacgaAGCTTTGACAGAGCTTCCACACTGGTTACACAGGACACAAAGATTCCATTTCTTCCCCTCGTTTAGACTAATAGAGCAAGTAAATAAAACTTTGCAGCTACGATTTATACTGTTGAACAGATACAAATGGTAATGTCTTATGAAAGAAAAAAGAGAAATGATATAAAGCGAACAGAAAGTAACTAACAAGGAATGTGATGTGATGGTAGGAAATGTGAAGAAAGGAGCGTAATTTTCTATACTGGAATTGAATCATAGATTTTGTATTTGGGCAGAGATTGATGGAAAATCAACTATTCACGTTTTAACACTGTTCTCCCTTCCATccgtaaaacttttaaatacaaATAGACCGCTTTTAACAACTAGtgctttttagattttcaagcTAATTTATTTTGTAGTACCAACAAATCTTGAAACATTGAAACTCGGCAATAATGATATTTTAGAAtgaaaattagcaaattttAGCAACGGAAATCCATTACCAAAGACAACTGGATTATTTCTCGTACCAAATAATACAATGAGAGATGTTGGTTGTGCTGATTCAGGCGTTgttcggttttttgaaaaaaggttcgaTTTTGCAAACAAATCTACGTAGTTTACGAAACTCTTGCGATATTATGCAGTAGACAGAAACGGTTTAATTGACAAACACAACGCAACGATAAGTTTTTGCTCTCTAGAAAGGTGCAATGGAAATAAAAACAGAATcttgatttaacaaaaaaaaaaaattacgtttaaAACGACGATTGTTACAACTTTATGATATTACATTATATTATAGATGGTAGAATTtgcggaaaaaaaacaaatttatttacatttacTCGTTTGCGAATAAAGGATACAATTCAGCAAAATAATTCTCCATTTGTTAGTTGAGGGAACAAGAGACAAAAGCATGTATATTTCACCAAGTGAAAGGATCCGAAGAACGGAAGTTAAATCTACGATTTTTATAAACGTTCTCTCTTGTGACGAGGCAAGTGATGTAAAACAATACTCACAGGATATAGAATGCAGTTGATTCGCCGCATGTGATGCGGGCGAGTGGgcaaaatacaatacaataaaAGAGCATCGTTTGAACGACCAAAACCAAAACTTTACCCCAATCTTTCTCTATTATTGTTGAAGTACCAATCCAAACCAAAACCACAACCAGTCCcacaattaacaaaaaaaaaagagagaaaacagtgttgccaaacgCACAGAACGTGACTCAAGTCAGCGGTGAGTGTTTCGCTGTTTTGCTTTAACTTGTTTTcactctttactttacttccTATACTCTTCAACACTATACTTCAACAATAACGTCCCAGCAGCATAGAAAATGTATACAGCAGCAAACGCGTATTGGCAGTTTTGGCTCGCGAATATATTTGAATTGCCTATGATTTATGTTTTCTCTCATCACATGTTTTCGTTCACTTCATGCCAATTTCGTAACATTAAATTTGGGACTCATTCTCATGCTTCGTTCGCTCATCAAGCATTGCGCTGTTTAGAAATTATAGTGCTTTTTGAATGTGCAGAATAGCAAACAAACATATGTGTTTTCATCCTCTTGCATTTGTATTAGAATGTTACTTGAGATTGAGTTAATTACTAGCGATAACAAGATGCTCAGAACGTTTCAGAAGGTATGGTGTAGCTATTAtcgacatgaaaaaaaaaaactttcgttTCTGTAGAAAAATAGACAATTCATTAAAGAGCATTGTCCGCATCCGCATGTCATTCTATATCTCCTTACTTCAGgcatgaataaaacaaaaataaaagttttatgtATTTCTAAATAAAAAGTCACATTATGTTTGCCACGAACTTAATCCaaaaaattagattaaaataatcaaaatttcggaatgctaaaattaataaaaaattaaaacaacaatttcaaatacaaaaatatttaaaacctgaAGAATTCaaagttgtaaattttaagtaaaaataaacttaggaattctgaaattttccatttattttaaaatcctgaattaaaattttgaaaacatcttgatttattttttaaattcttaaattcttataaaaattacaaattttattacttaatttttatttttcctaaaaactttaaaattatgaaattttgaattattaactttagaaatcataaattcttaatttctacattaaattttcaaaacaacctatccgtcatgggtttcttatgcagataggaccttttgaaaatttaatctaaaattattaaattcgcattcttgaattcttgattttttcttcttatcCTGAAATTGTTGAATTCTAAAAGTAAACTCATAAAAGCTGATAACTTTGTAGCATTTTTTGAGTCATATAGAAATTCGGAAAAAAAACAtgagggaaatatacccatttttattACTCTTAGCCGTTCGAtccattctcatcacttttgccgttttccgctattaagagcgagtttttcaccgatgtgaaacaggtcgtatcgaggtgctccgatttggatgaaactttcagggtttgtttgtctatacatgagatgaacccatgccaaatatgagccctctacgacaaagggaagtgaggtaaaacggcctttgaagtttgaggtccaaaaaacatgaaaaatcttaaaattgctcgcatttccgtaaaacttcatcaattccaactctcttagatgcattcgaatggtcttttgaagccctttaaaacgtgctatagacatccaggattggtttgactttttctcgaagcttttgcaaattactgttaaaaatgaatttttttaaaaccttaataacttttcccaacagcctccaacacccatactcccataggtcaaaagttagggaatttcatggactataagcctacggtattaactttttggccaattgcagtttttctcatagttttacgatctttctagaacaaaaattttgaatttgattgtaaaaaatgccatttagaattaattaaaatattatttagcattttgtcggattaagggtaaaacaagttttcgcctacttgatacagcatttgacgtcttgatcacagggtaaataagatctatttcttttttcaaaaatgttttatttaattattttttaaagcaatattacaactccaatacttctaacttacgtgaaattgtccgaggattccgaatataacaaaattgagaccaaaaagtgccgtcttctcggcatacagggcaaaaactaacgttgtaaaatgtttgttctagaaaaaccgtaaaactatgagaaaaactgcaattggccaaaaagttaataccgtaggcttatagtccatgaaattccctaacttttgacctatgggagtatgggtgttggaggctgttgggaaaagttattaaggttttaaaaaaatccatttttaacagtaatttgcaaaagctatgagaaaagtcaaaccaatcctggatgtctaaagcacattttgaagggcttcaaaagaccattcgaatgcatctaagagagttggaattgatgaaggtttacggaaatgcgagcaatttgaagatttttcatattttttggacctcaaacttcaatgcccgttttaccccacttccctttgtcgtagagggctcatatttggcatgggttcatctcatgtatagacaaacaaaccctgaaagtttcatccaaatcggagcacctcgatacgacctctagaacaaaccgagcagaatctacaaatactgcctcttaaatcaatattttcagatgtatcaacaatgaagagttgcttgctcacttttatttgagctatttattactttggaacagtcaaaaatactttatgaaagctgtaattcatgatcaaggTGCTGATAGACCGATAATAGAAaaaaggctgaaaaagggtataattCCCCTTATTTCGCTTAAATATTCGACCTCATGAGTCAATTCCGCAGTTCCACACTCCTTCCTTGACCGTTTCATGATCGTTTTTTTCTTTGTCAAGTTTTACGTTCCTTCCGAgctccatactagcctttaagtgattttttccgACTCTTCCGTAACAACACTGTGCActggtttttaattattttgttatgaattttatttgggacattcaaaatatttcagtttttcgtatttttttttaatttttggaattaaaatatctatgtttaattttctttaatttattttttattttttgaaatgttgaatgatttttttagattttttttaatttcttaattttgtttttttttttaatttaaatctcgggtgagttttcaaaaagccgtaagagccaacgtgacctctgacactaatttttcGTTTATctccaaaatgaaacaaaatttcatttattttcagtttgaggcacttgaaagacgtgtagatgaacaaccTCGAGCATTTTTGACATTGGTTTTAAGTAACTAGATTGAattccgatgcaaaaaggactttgtttaccaatggctcttatggctttttgaaaactaatccgagaaatgttttatattttaaatttttgatcattatattttgatttatgttcataaatttcataattcatGTCTATTATAAAtcgttttgaattttgttgtatataggggaaatataccctttctaatcaaacacctatcttcgtcatatggagagtatgatgctcgattaaagctccaaaaatacttttcatgctataaacttaccagcaacagcaccgcctcgagtaagcacgcaaatttatgccacttactggccaaaaagatcaaatttaatgcacttttgatcataatttctattttgcgagaccatttctcatcattttggtggcacacacatccacacgcaagatcagaggttaactgcttaacaaaagtcgccatcaatatcttttcacttgcgctaacgatttcaaagcgcttaagatataaaattgcttccaactaccggcaacatgttcttttgaccattacttagtcaGTCACTTGAAAATTAATCccgaaaatgtaaataattagcaagcaccaacaaaaaaacaaacgcgctaagtcttttgacgtttcaattttgaatatccattccaatcgaaggctgaagaaaaccgagcgaggagcgaaggcaaataaagaacaaagggtggccaccaacaccaccaacatgctggtgcagcgcctgttacagtgagcaagtgctgccaggaaactttcgctatgaatactacttttcgtgagtgttcgcttaaaatttcatcaattttggtagcactaagcagacccaaaagagagctggaagaaaaaaagaactaagctgaaatagaaaaacgggcgtggcccaatgcactcgactgattagaatgcatttttgaaatattttttaaatgcttgtaaaaggaatagcataacttttaataaaagtgaaaataaacagaaatgttcacaaaaagttgctctactcgttggtgtacttggttttagtaaaattcaaaggagactctagattatccagcatcatgcaaacacgaccgcttattaggcttaaaatgggcatatttccctaATTGCtgtcaaaaaatgtatgattgttggaattttcaaaaagtgctacaaaagaaaataaaaaagttgacACTTCATAACAAATCATGGGCATGTATAAGGTTTGATGTACCCGGGATCATCTTATTgttgattctttttttaaagttcaaaaccATTGCATAAAAGTTTGTATAGAGAACTGGCGTGGTTACATATCTCGACACAGATCTAAATCAACGTTTCAAAACAAGTAGAGACGTGTATTTCTctatttttacagatttttttcggtTAATTTTTTAGAACGGCCATTGTGCGTTTTTTTCTTCCCTAACTGTTGAACGCAtgttatttcttaattttgaaaataaaaaaagacaattATCCTGGTTTATGTTCATGTTAAGTTTCATCCATTCATACCGTAGCAAACTTGGTTTAAGCTTCTCTCGTTAGCAACAATCTAATCAGTAACGTTGTGCGCATCTTGGAAGCTACCACAAGTTGTAAATATTGATGGAGTATTggataattttctaaaatctaccCATTAACTAAACAATCTAAAAAACCTCGCTGATACTAAACCAAATTTCGCCGTAGTTTGCCTAGTCCATTAACACCTTTTGTAACTGCTATGAATGCTTTGTagtctttagtttttttaaatttgttttgaaatttccaaTGATTACAAGTTGAATCTTTTTATCTGTTGCAGAGAAATCCAACAGCATAGCGCACCTAGTCGAGAACGAGGCTCCGCTGGCGACCACTTCTTCCGGCAACAACATATCGGCAATTGAGGACACGACCGTGACCACCCTGGTGCTGGACGAGGACAACACGATCGTCGACATGGAGCCGCCACCGCTGGGCGCGACTTCGCtatccaagatggcgaaccTGAGCGGAAGCTACAGCAATCTGTACCGGGAATCCGCCAGTGGGAAGCTGTCTCTGGCCACGACGCCGGCCGACGGCGACAAGTCGATGCAAAACGTCGACGAGATTATGATGGTGTCCAGCATAAGTGGGCACGAGAACGTCTACAGTAATATTCCCAACGATCCGAGCTTGCACGTGTACTCCAACATTGGCAGTGGCAGTTCCGCCGGCAAGGGAACGTCAGCTGGCCAAACCCGGCACAGTGCTTCCAGTGGAAGCAAtttcaccaccagcagcagcaacagcagctgcCTAGCAGTAATAGCGTAGGTAAGAGTAATTTTAGTGCGGTGGCCGCGGTTGACGAGCTCAATGCTTCCTTCATCACGAGCGACCTCGACCTGGATCTGGACGATCCCGTGATGTCGAGTTCGTTCGCCAGCAACAGCGCAAAGTCCACGGCGCAatcggtggcggcggcggcctcCAACAACCTGCTGGACTCCGTTGTCGTGCCCCCTACGATCGCCCATTTGCCACCCCTCAAGAGCTCCCAGCCAATCACGGCCATCGAGATGAAGAACGTGATCAAAACGTTGGACCCTAACGTGATCATTCAGTCTTCACcgactacgacgacgacgacgacaaacggCACCAGTAGTAATAGCAACAACGGTACCACAAACAACTCCTTCCTGACCGGTTCCAGCCGGTTGCGACTGCTGCAGGAATCGACCATGATCGACACCGCGCTCGACCTGGACAGCCTGGACGGGTCGATCGGCAACAACTCACAGTCCTGTTTGGTAAAAACAGCCATAGTGTGAGAAGAGAAATTATCATCATCACTAGCTAGCTAGCGTGTGttcgtgcgtgcgtgcgtgtttGTGTCAAAACGGTGTCTATTAGCATTATTACAAGTGAAACAACATTACCTTAGCCCCCGCCCCGAGTAATTGCTTACCCCCCAATAAGAGAAAAGAGAATAAGCAAAACGTCTCCTAACCAGaaacaaaaagaagaaaacttAGCAAACACGTGATAGCACAATGGCACTCTAACTAAATGATAGAGCAGAGGCGACTATTTTATAttaatgtagaaaaaaaaattgttttttaaagcaACCGGAACAGCGAAAAATGGACAAAGTGAGTGAGACTcagaatagtgttttttgttgaTTGTGTTCTATATTGGTTCaagcatttttcattttttttttctcgttcatTACACAAGTGAGTTGTACAGAATGAAAAAGAGCGATTGTTAACGAGAGAGCATGTTGTTTAAATCtataaagaagaagaaaaagatgTGTAAGACATTTGAGACGCGCTGCTGAAATGGGCataaaaaagtttagttttcaTCATTAATGCTTTCGAAGTTTTCTTGCCTGTGTCGTTGATGACGTCcctgtgaaattttaataagttGCGGGTGCTTTGGGCTGGTAAACATGTTTTACTAATAACGTATGAAGAAACATTTATGCTAGCACGCGCGACGTTCTTTCTTTAACAAGTATGCTGCTGGCAGAATCCAAATGATAAGgtaagtgagcaattctctaccaaaaccggaaatggattttatttgtattttgacgaagaacttcgtcttagggctctatacagggtagcaatccaaaatttcgcggagCGAAATGTAACGAAAAGAAATTAAACACGACTGCAACATTTGTAACATTAATATCTCAGCTCCTGTTCAACACACGTAAAAGTAgtacccaccaaacgaaaggggagatTTCACGCATTCTTACTATACCTTATTAATGGCCATGAAATTTAGTTGAAGCACTTAAAAACTgagtttaaatttataaaattgcttccacaCAGCAAGCAAGCAcgcacacaacacacacacgcgcacacTCTCTCTCTTGACTCCGCCCCCAAAGCCTTGTCTGCGTTTGGCCTTGACACAAAGTGCTGCTGCTTCGTAAGAGTAGCTAAACGCCATCACGATTTGATATAAAAGGAGGTGCCGATCCAAAATCAAGTCAAATCAATTTTGGGCGCCGGCTTGGAAGGAGCTCCTGCTATTGCTGATGCGGGACCGAGGAGGAAACCAGCCACGAGGAATCAACGATCGGACGACGTTGCCATGGAGATTTTGCGGGACGGAACCAAGGAAGGTCGCGAGGGTTGACGGAATCTCTTAACTctctttgacaaatttgacatttcggcagtagtggccaccacttagagtggccggaggccccgggagtgttccgatagggggacatttgcggaaccataagagttgggggaatatggatatcaaactttagggattttgatactggacatgaaatttgacattttggcagtagtggccaccacctggagtggccggaggccccgggggtgttccgataggaggacatttgcggaaccataggagttgggggaatatgggtatcaaactttacggtttttgatactggacatggaatttgtcattttggcagtagtggccaccacctgaagtggccggaggccccgggggtgttccgatagggggacatttgcggaaccataggagttgggggaatatgggtatcaaactttacggtttttgatactggacatggaatttgtcattttggcagtagtggccaccacctgaagtggccggaggccccgggggtgttccgatagggggacatttgcggaaccataggagttgggggaatatgggtatcaaactttacgGTGGGGGGATAGGCCCCGTTATCCAACGTCAAAATAACATGAGACAATCTTTGAGCAGAAATAAATAGACCTTATAAGAAATATCTCTTTCGTTATTGAccaagaaactcaaatattaataaccataaaaaaattaagtttttcgtcatgatggttatgcctgtagcattaccacagtgtgggggccttccctatgaccaaatatgctattttgtgtcattggttcacccttacaagtctccatacattttttgcagctgtccatacaaaaatggtatgtaaatattcaaacagctgtaacttttgagtgaattttctgatccatttggtgtcttcggcaaagttgtaggtattgttgaggacttttgagaaaaaataggtacacggaattttttttgcaggtttttaatcaacttttttcactaaaactcaatttcccaaaatcctatttttttgattttcgagatttttttatatgttttaggggataaaaatccgcaacttttgagccatagagaaacatggtcaaaaaatctgccgccgagttatgaatttttgaaaaaaatagtgatttttggaaaaaatcgaagttttatgcaaaaacaaatttgacattattttttaatgcaaaaatgaatttgaaatcgaaaagtactttacagattttttgataaaggactccgttttcaagatatagccaccgaaagtttgattatagcgaaatatttgcagtttttctaacattttaaaagggccaaacattgaatattacacccatttaaaatgctggtattgatttaaaaaatttgtaactttgtaagggccttcctatgaccaaatctATTTTCTGTCATTAATTCACCCAAACAAgcttccatacaattttgacagctgtcaactaaaaaaatggtacataaattttcgaatatctgtatcttttgtGAGGAATTTTCTGACCGATTTGTTTttttaggtattgatgaggctTATAAGAAAACATAATAGGTAcaggtgttttttttcaatttttcgattaacatttcttcgcaaaaaaacaatttccaaaTAAAcgcattttatatgttttagggagcTATAGAGAAATACAATAtggatttctttttcaaattgtttttttttttcgaaacatagGGCCAGTACGCACTTTccaaggaaaggggtcaagaaacagctttacgaacagcagaacaaaggatagggaacgatttcttgggtcttttcttcaccctctctgacttgctttcgTTACCGCTGctgtttatttgaaattttgctctcCAGATTActtcaatc from Culex quinquefasciatus strain JHB chromosome 3, VPISU_Cqui_1.0_pri_paternal, whole genome shotgun sequence includes:
- the LOC119769191 gene encoding uncharacterized protein LOC119769191: MEPPPLGATSLSKMANLSGSYSNLYRESASGKLSLATTPADGDKSMQNVDEIMMVSSISGHENWQFRRQGNVSWPNPAQCFQWKQFHHQQQQQQLPSSNSVGKSNFSAVAAVDELNASFITSDLDLDLDDPVMSSSFASNSAKSTAQSVAAAASNNLLDSVVVPPTIAHLPPLKSSQPITAIEMKNVIKTLDPNVIIQSSPTTTTTTTNGTSSNSNNGTTNNSFLTGSSRLRLLQESTMIDTALDLDSLDGSIGNNSQSCLVKTAIV